One genomic segment of Gorilla gorilla gorilla isolate KB3781 chromosome 23, NHGRI_mGorGor1-v2.1_pri, whole genome shotgun sequence includes these proteins:
- the LOC115931973 gene encoding DNA topoisomerase 3-beta-1-like gives MTGGSSLNSADHSAHAEPGALEPHRVPHRAASSAAFKQLHPQQVVRLQGGQEKMISRCQDEIAHWQKEGLWIPAKSLFSSGTTGFASALQSKQWGMGCNECMHPSCQHSMSMLGIGQCVECESGVLVLDPTSGPEWKVACNKCNVVAHCFENAHRVRVSADACSVCEAALLDVDFNKAKSPLPGDETQHMGCVFCDPVFQELVELKHAASCHPMHRGGPGRRQGRGRGRARRPPGKPNPRWPKDKMSALAAYFV, from the exons ATGACTGGGGGCAGCAGCCTGAACAGTGCCGACCACAGCGCACACGCAGAACCAGGAGCCCTGGAGCCCCACCGTGTGCCCCACCGTGCAGCCTCCTCAGCCGCCTTCAAACAGCTGCATCCTCAACAGGTTGTGAGGCTCCAAGGAGGACAGGAAAAGATGATCTCTAGGTGCCAAGATGAAATTGCACACTGGCAAAAG GAAGGCTTGTGGATACCAGCAAAATCACTCTTCTCCTCGGGGACAACTGGTTTTGCCAGTGCTCTGCAAAGCAAGCAGTGGG GCATGGGCTGCAACGAGTGTATGCACCCCTCCTGCCAGCACTCGATGAGCATGCTGGGCATCGGCCAGTGCGTGGAATGTGAGAGCGGGGTGCTGGTGCTGGACCCCACCTCGGGCCCCGAGTGGAAGGTGGCCTGCAACAAGTGCAACGTGGTAGCGCACTGCTTCGAGAACGCCCACCGCGTGCGAGTGTCCGCCGACGCCTGCAGTGTCTGTGAGGCCGCCTTGCTTGATGTGGACTTCAACAAGGCCAAGTCCCCACTCCCGGGCGATGAGACGCAGCACATGGGCTGCGTCTTTTGTGACCCCGTCTTCCAGGAGCTGGTGGAGCTGAAGCATGCGGCCTCCTGCCACCCCATGCACCGCGGTGGACCAGGGAGAAGGCAGGGTCGAGGGCGGGGCCGGGCCAGGAGGCCCCCTGGGAAGCCCAACCCCAGATGGCCCAAGGACAAGATGTCAGCCCTGGCCGCCTACTTTGTATGA